From Astyanax mexicanus isolate ESR-SI-001 chromosome 11, AstMex3_surface, whole genome shotgun sequence, the proteins below share one genomic window:
- the olig2 gene encoding oligodendrocyte transcription factor 2, whose protein sequence is MDSDTSRVSSRPSSPEADDMFLSSAMKKSAGFSGAVSSTQGDSLADLGGGEGRTLSSLSGIGDDCASALALKMFSKKDRKLLSENELQNIRLKINSRERKRMHDLNIAMDGLREVMPYAHGPSVRKLSKIATLLLARNYILMLSNSLEEMKRLVSEIYGGGASAAAAAAAAAAAGGAASATAAGAAGHHPAFHPSACGALAHAAPLPAHPVASHAVHHALLQPTSASAPGLSVASVRAHHGLLKAPPAASSFQHWGAGMPCPCSMCQVPPPPPHVTGMSAVTMTRLAGDSK, encoded by the coding sequence ATGGACTCCGACACAAGCCGCGTGTCCAGCCGCCCATCCTCCCCCGAAGCGGATGACATGTTCCTCTCCTCCGCCATGAAGAAGTCTGCCGGTTTCTCGGGCGCCGTGTCCTCCACGCAGGGCGACTCCCTGGCTGATCTGGGCGGCGGGGAAGGGCGCACACTCTCCTCCCTCTCGGGCATCGGTGATGACTGCGCCAGCGCGCTGGCCCTTAAGATGTTCTCCAAAAAAGATCGCAAGCTGCTGTCTGAAAACGAGCTTCAGAACATCCGCCTAAAGATCAACAGCCGCGAGCGCAAGCGCATGCACGACCTGAACATTGCCATGGACGGGCTGCGCGAGGTCATGCCGTACGCGCACGGGCCCTCAGTGCGCAAGCTCTCCAAGATCGCCACACTGCTGCTCGCGCGCAACTACATCCTGATGCTTAGCAACTCTCTCGAGGAGATGAAGCGGCTCGTCAGCGAGATTTACGGCGGCGGCGCGAGCGCGGCAGCGGCGGCAGCTGCGGCTGCAGCAGCCGGAGGAGCGGCGAGCGCGACGGCAGCGGGTGCGGCGGGCCATCACCCCGCCTTCCACCCGTCCGCGTGCGGCGCTCTGGCCCACGCGGCGCCTCTGCCTGCACACCCGGTGGCCTCACACGCTGTGCATCACGCGCTACTCCAGCCCACATCAGCCAGCGCGCCCGGCCTGTCCGTGGCCTCCGTGCGCGCGCACCACGGACTGCTCAAGGCTCCTCCCGCGGCCTCAAGCTTCCAGCACTGGGGGGCAGGCATGCCGTGCCCATGCAGCATGTGCCAGGTTCCCCCGCCGCCACCGCACGTGACCGGCATGAGCGCCGTGACCATGACGAGGCTCGCGGGCGACTCCAAATGA
- the olig1 gene encoding oligodendrocyte transcription factor 1, protein MHPASSLKVSEQDEESLQQLMPRSVRVGSVATAVGGSLSDLGGFQGPQRHPKLPRELSLEEQQDLRRKINSRERKRMQDLNLAMDALREVMVPYSSSPSSSPPGAGGVGPQHPYLPHGPPPNGRRLSKISTLVLARNYILLLGSSLQEMRRLLGEVSIGMGVGGTVPRVLLAGGWPVLTGPGQLLLTPPEVQPLGAVKCSPLPVNDPSTLGESWSSAGVVGTTLCPCGVCRAPRVMHGPPTSRFQK, encoded by the coding sequence ATGCATCCAGCGTCGAGTCTCAAAGTCAGTGAACAGGACGAGGAATCTTTACAGCAGCTCATGCCCAGATCTGTGAGGGTTGGCTCAGTAGCCACAGCAGTAGGAGGATCACTGTCTGATCTTGGGGGTTTCCAAGGGCCCCAGAGACACCCCAAACTCCCCCGAGAGCTCAGCCTGGAGGAACAGCAGGATCTGCGACGGAAGATTAACAgccgagagagaaaaagaatgcaGGATCTTAACTTGGCTATGGACGCTCTGCGGGAAGTGATGGTACCTTACTCGTCTTCCCCTTCTTCCTCACCTCCCGGAGCTGGAGGGGTTGGACCACAGCATCCTTATCTTCCTCACGGACCTCCTCCGAACGGCCGTCGCCTCTCCAAGATCTCCACCTTGGTTTTGGCACGCAACTACATTCTTCTGCTGGGATCATCTCTTCAAGAAATGAGACGACTCCTGGGTGAGGTCAGTATTGGGATGGGCGTTGGTGGAACAGTGCCGCGAGTGCTCCTTGCTGGAGGGTGGCCAGTTCTCACAGGGCCAGGGCAGCTTCTGCTAACCCCTCCGGAGGTCCAGCCACTCGGTGCGGTAAAGTGTTCTCCATTGCCAGTGAATGACCCCTCAACCTTGGGGGAGTCATGGAGTTCAGCAGGGGTGGTAGGAACCACGCTCTGCCCCTGCGGGGTGTGTAGGGCACCTAGAGTGATGCACGGCCCACCCACATCACGCTTTCAAAAATAA